From Paenibacillus sp. FSL H8-0537:
TTGATGACTCGATGATTTTTTCGTAATAGGTGGGGAGGTTAGAGCATAAGATTGGTGTTTGTCCGATGATTTTGTAATTGAGGTTGACCTTGAGCTTAAAAAAGCGAATGTACTTCATAAATCACCGGCACAAAAGCAAATAAAAGCTTTTAAGCCGTAAAAAAGTAGAAGCCAGATGGAAAAGGCGAGCGGAGTAAAAGGTTTGAGATGGGGGAGCGCAGCGTTCGCCTTTGCATCTGCTTTTTACCGCAGCGCGGTATAATTCAGAAAAATGCAGAGGCAACAGCGACCGGAATCCAAACCTTTTACACAGCGACGAATCTTTTCCATCTGGCTTCTACGACAAGGTCTTAATAGCATTTATTTGGTTGTGTCCTACGGTCACAACCATTCCTTTTTGCGGAAAATAAAAAACATCCCAAAGCCCAGCACAAGCATAATGCCGAGCAAAATATACGAACCGCCTCGCATATGCAGGCCGGGTATAAAGTCGAAGTTCATCCCATAAATACCGGTTATGAAGGTCAGCGGCATGAATATCGTCGTCATTGCTGTAAACACGCGCATAATTTCATTGGCGCGAGCCGAAATACTGGACTGGTAAGCTTCTCGCAAGTTGCCCATCAGCTCGCGGAACGTATCAAATGTCTCGGCGATTTTGACGGCATTTTCATAAATATCGCTGAAATATTTTTGCAGCTGATCATCAATCAGCTTGAGATCGCGTTTGTTCAGCGTAGCGATAACGTCCTTCTGCGGGCCAAGCACCTTCTTGAGCCATAAAATTTCACCGCGCAAACCGATAATTTCGTTCAGATGCGATTTTTTCGTATGCATTAATATATCTTCTTCAAGCGTTTCGATCCGCGTATCAATTCGATCGGCTACGAGGAAGTAGTTATCGACGACAATATCGACGAGATTGTATAAAAAATAATCGGGGCGGCTGACTTCCTGCTCCCACAGGACAGGCTTCAGGGAACGCAGCTCATTAATTTTTTGCTTCGTAACGGTAATAATATAATGGCGGCCGAGAAAAATATTCAGTGCGCGCAGGAAAATTTCCTCATCATCAAAGCGAATGCTGTTAATAACAATAAAATAATGGCTTTCATAAATTTCAATCTTAGGGCGCTGCTCCTCCTCGGTAAGGCAATCCTCTACCGCGAGGTCATGCATGTGGAAAAGCGGCTGCAATACAGCCAAATCCTCCACATCGGCATCAATCCAATAGAAGCCCTCCGGCGATGGAATGAGTGTATCAGCAATATCTTCAATAGGGGTAAACAAGCCGTTGTTGACCAGACGGATTTTCATCTGTGCATCTCCTCTCTGAAATGGACAGGAGGCCGCCTTCGCCGCTTGCACAGAGCACTGTTATTTATAGAAAAACAGGGCGCAATACGCAGTGGCTGGGCAGCCGCCATATTCGGTTGTGTTCAGGCCTTGGTCGGTCGCCTTCCATGTCCGTATGCACTCCTTTATCATGTGAATTTTTGGATGAATAACACTCGATTATTCGCTTAGCGTTTCAATCCTTGTCTAGTATACTCCCGCAGCAGCTTTACATTCAAGCGAAAAAACCGTAAATGATGCTGAAAGATCAGCCTTCGATAGCATATGCAGTCCTCAGGGTTGACGCGCCTGCCTGAATCCATTAAAGTATGCTTATAAGCAGCAATTCCATAATTGAATAGAACTACTTTCTTATCAAGAGCAGGCGGAGGGACTAGCCCGATGAAGCCCGGCAACCGGCGTAAGCACGGTGCTAATTCTTGCGGAGACATTTCGATGTTTCTGAGAGATGAGAGAGGCGAACGCTTATTTTTTGAGCAAACGACCTTTTCTCTCGACAGAAAGGGTCTTTTTATATTTGGGAATGTTGATAATCTCATCAAAGGAGTGATTCTGCATGCCAATTAAAGTTCCCGACCATTTGCCAGCCAAAGAAATATTAAATAGTGAGAACATTTTCGTCATGGACGAAAGCGTTGCTTATCATCAGGATATTCGTCCGCTGCGTATCGCGATTTTGAACTTAATGCCTGAGAAAGAAACGACAGAGACCCAGCTGCTTCGCTTGATCGGCAATACGCCGCTGCAGGTGGAGGTTGTGCTGCTTCGTCCGAAGACGCATACGTCGAAAAATACATCGTATGAGCATCTGCATGCTTTTTACAAAACGTTTGACGAAATTGCCCATGAATTTTACGATGGCTTAATTATTACAGGTGCTCCTGTAGAGCATCTGGATTTTGAGAACGTAAACTATTGGGAGGAACTGAAGGACATTATGGATTGGAGCGCACGGCGCGTCACTTCGACCTTCCATATATGTTGGGCCTCGCAGGCAGGACTTTACCATCATTATGGTGTTCCCAAATATGAATTGGATGATAAAATTTTCGGCGTGTTCCACCATACGATTGAGAAGCAGAACGTCAAGCTGCTTCGTGGCTTTGATGAAGCGTTCCTCGTGCCGCAATCCCGTCATACGGAAGTGCGTCGCGAAGATATTGAGAATGTTGATCATCTGGAAATTTTGTCGGAATCGGCCGAATCGGGCGTTTACATTGTCGCTTCCAAGGATGGCCGTCAAATTTTCGTCAGCGGGCATTCGGAATACGATCCTTTCTCATTGAAAAACGAGTATGACCGCGACAAGGCGAAAGGGCTCGATATTGCAGTGCCGAAAAACTATTTCCCGGGTGATAACCCGGAAGCAGTGCCGTACTCCTCGTGGAGGGCGCATGCTAATCTGCTATTCTCGAATTGGCTCAACTATTACGTGTACCAGCAGACGCCATTTGATTTGGGAGCAAACATCTAACTATATAATAGAAGGAGCAATAGCCCATGTTGAAAATCGAAAGTGAATTAGCGCAAATTGGTTCGCAAAAGGATACGGAAACCGGTGCCGTAAGCTTCCCCGTTTATCAGGCAACGGCTTTCCGCCATCCGAAGCTCGGACAAAGTACAGGATTTGATTACGCTCGTACAAAAAGCCCTACCCGCGCCGTATTGGAAGAGGCGGCTGCCAAGCTTGAGTCTGGCGATGCTGGCTTCGCCTGCAGCTCTGGCATGGCGGCTTTGCAAACGGTATTCGGCCTGTTTCATCAAGGCGACCATTTAATCGTATCGCTTGATCTGTACGGCGGCACTTATCGCCTGCTGGAGCGGATTATGTCGAGATATGGGGTTACAGCATCCTATGTGGATACGAACGATATTGATGCGATGAGCGAGCTGTGTACACCGAATACGAAGGCGGTACTGATCGAGACGCCAACCAATCCGCTAATGATGATTACCGACATTGAGCGAGTCGCTTCATGGGCGAAGTCCAAAGGGCTGCTGACGATTGTAGACAATACGCTGCTGACGCCGTTTTTCCAGCGTCCAATTGAGCTGGGGGCAGATGTCGTTGTCCACAGTGCGACCAAATATTTGGGCGGTCACAATGATGTGCTCGCTGGCCTTATTGTGACGAAGGGACAGGAGCTGTCGCAGGAAATGGCGTTTTTGCATAACTCTATTGGAGCGGTACTTGGGCCGCAGGATTCATGGCTGTTAATGCGCGGCATGAAAACATTGGCGCTGCGGATGGAGCGTCATGAGTATAATGCAACAAAAATTGCGGGCTACTTGCTTGAGCATCCTTCTATTGAAGAGGTTTATTATCCAGCCTTGCCGCATCATCCAGGACATGCAGTGCAGAACCGCCAATCGTCGGGCAATACTGGCATTTTCTCCTTCCGCGTGAAGGATGCCCGCTACATTGAACCGATTCTGCGCCATATTCAATTGATTGCTTTTGCTGAAAGCTTGGGCGGCGTTGAGTCGCTGATGACCTATCCGGCCGTGCAGACGCATGCTGATATTCCAGAAGAAATTCGCCGTGCAGTCGGCGTTGATGATAAATTGCTTCGCTTCTCCGTTGGCATTGAGCATGCGGATGACCTGATTGCCGATTTGGAGCAGGCGCTTGCCGCAGCTAAGCAAGAGATTGGGGAGGTATAGCAGCATGAGCGACAGACATAACAAAGAGGAATACGCCAAGCGTCATTTTGCAACGAAATTGCTTCATTTCGAAGGATCATTTGATGAGCAGACGGGTGCATCCAGCACGCCGATTTTCCAGGCATCTACGTTCCATCAAAGCGATTTGTCCCAAAATCCGCCTTACGATTACAGCCGCTCCGGCAACCCGACAAGGCAGGCGCTGGAGGACCAAATTGCGCTGCTGGAGGGCGGTACGCGGGGCTTTGCCTTTGCATCCGGCATGGCTGCCATTTCAACGACGTTCCTGCTGCTGTCGGCGGGCGACCATGTTATTGTGACTGAGGATGTGTACGGAGGTACATACCGCCTGCTGACGACGGTGCTTAATCGTCTTGGCATGGAGACGACGTTCGTCGATATGACGGATTTTGAAGCCGTTAAAGCTGCATATAAAGAGAATACGAAAGCGGTATTTATCGAGACGCCTTCCAACCCGACGCTGAAAATTACCAATATTTCGCAGGTGGCTTCGTGGGCGAAGGAGCATAATCTGCTGACGATTTTGGACAATACGTTTATGACGCCTTATTATCAGCGTCCGCTTGAGCTTGGTATAGACATTGTTCTGCACAGCGCGACCAAGTTTCTGAGCGGTCACAGCGACGTGCTCGCTGGTCTTGCTGTCACGGCGGATGAAGAGCTGGGACGCAGGCTGTATCAGCTGCAAAATGGCCTCGGCGCCGTGCTGAGTGCCCATGAATGCTGGCTGCTTATGCGCGGCATAAAGACGCTGCAAGCGCGTATGGAGCATAGCGAGCGCAGCGCGCGCAAGCTGGCGGAGTGGCTGAATGAACATCCAGAAGTGACGAAGGTTTATTATCCTGGCCTTGCGGATCATCCGGGCCGTGAGGTGCATGAGCAGCAATGCTCCGCCTATGGCGCGGTGGTATCCTTTGACGTGGGCAGCCGAGAACGGGCGAAAGCGATGCTTGGCCGCGTGAAGCTCCCGCTTGTAGCGGTCAGCCTTGGCGGCGTAGAGAGCATCCTATCGTATCCAGCGATGATGTCGCATGCAGCAATGCCGAAGGAAGTCCGACATGAACGTGGTATTACAGATGGCCTCGTACGCTATTCGGTAGGCCTTGAGCATATTGAAGATTTGCTAGCAGATTTGGATCAGGCTTTGCGCGGCTAACGGCTGTGTAAAGTGGAGGAAAAGACGGCTGTCATTGCTGACAAGCCGTGTTTTTCCTTTTTAAAATATAGGAAAGGATATGATGTTCCCATCCTTTCTCTATATTTCTCGGAATGAAACGCGCCGCGCCGTCAGAGGACGGCGAAAGCCGTTTCACCTTGGCGGCTGTATTGCCTTTAAACGAAAGATGACGAATTAGTGCTTAGTATGATAAAATTAGCTTATACTTAATTAGTTTGTGAAAAAAAGCGCAACATCAAAACTACAGCGATAGATAAGGAGGTCTTGCGTAATGGCAACGTTGGACCAGATATTGGATAAGGCCCTGCGGGGTGAGCGAATAAGCTTGGAAGAATGTATTATTATGTTCGAATCCGACGAGATTGAGAAAATGGGTAAAGTTGCAAATGAAATTATGCTGCGCAAGCATCCCGAGCCTATAACGACATTCGTTGTGGGAAGAAACGTCAACTACACGAATGTGTGCGACGTTTATTGCAGGTTCTGCGCCTTTTACCGTGCCCCGGGCTCCAAAGAGGGTTATGTGCTCGATAACGAGACGATTATGAACAAAATTCAAGAAACGATTGATGTGAATGGCACGGAAATTTTGATGCAGGGCGGAACGAATCCAGATTTGCCTTTTACTTATTACACGGACTTGCTGAAGGAAATCAAGCAGCGCTTCCCAGACATTACGATGCACTCCTTCTCGCCAGCGGAAATTCAGAAGATGAAGGAAGTTTCGGAAGGCTTGTCGCTGGATGAGGTTGTTCGCCAGCTGCATGAAGCGGGACTGGATTCACTGCCGGGCGGCGGCGCGGAAATTCTTGATGATCGTACTCGCCGTAAAATCAGCCGCAAAAAGGGCTCCTACACGGACTGGATCGACGTTATGAAATCGGCTCATCGTCATGGCATGAATACGACAGCCACGATGGTATATGGGTTTGGAGAAACGATGGAGGAGCGCGCCTTGCACCTGCTGCGCATTCGTGACGTTCAAGACGAGTGTAAAGCGAATGGCTACGACTCCGAAGGGTTTACGGCCTTTATTTCCTGGCCGTTCCAGCCGGACAATACAAGAATGCCGATGGAGAAAGCGAAGCCAGAGGAGTATTTGAAAATTGTGGCAGTCAGCCGTATTTTCCTCGACAATATTGACAACCTGCAATCATCATGGGTAACGATGGGACCTGATATGGGTAAACTTTCGCTGGCCTATGGCTGCAACGACTTCGGCAGTACGATGATTGAAGAAAATGTGGTGTCCGCTGCGGGCACGACGCACAAGGTCAACATTGAGCTGATTTTGCAGCTCATTCGTGAAGCGGGCAAGGTTCCGGCGCAGCGCAATACGCGCTATGAAATTTTGCGGATGTACAATGAAAGCGATAAGGCTGAGCAGGACTTTGTGATGCAAAATTAGGCTGTAGCGACTGGCTAATTCGGAACTGTTTTTGATCATTAAAGATAATAACGCTTGTCTCCTATCTTTTCCGTTAAAGGATAGGTAGGGATGAGCGTTTTTGTTATTGCCTCTAAAGCAGCGAAATATAGCTGAAAATGGGTTAGCAGTTTTGTCGAGGAGTAGACGAAATCCAAGAAAATAGATCGGAAAAATAAAATATTATTTCAAATGCCAATTTTCCACACAAATAGACTATTCAAACTGTAATCTTCTGTGTTACAATACGATTTAATCGAATATGAATCTTCAGGGCAGGGTGCAATTCCCTACCGGCGGTAAGGATGCGTTCGGAGCATCCAGAGCCCGCGACTCCTGGCTGCTTGCAGCCGGGACTGATCTGGTGAGAATCCAGAGCCGACGGTATAGTCCGGACGGGAGAAGATCAGAACCAGCTTGTTAAATGACAATCATTTAACAGGTTTGTTGATGATGCCCTTGTCAGATAGCTGACAAGGGCATTGTTTCTTTTTCATAGTAAAAGAAGGTTCAATTCAAAACTTTCTCAGGAGGTTTTTGAATTGCAGAACACATTAGAGCTGGCTGGCGAGAAGGCGGGCTGGCGAACATCACGAATTGCGGGCATAAACGGTATATGGTATGTGGCGCTTGGGGCGACACTTTGGGGGCTTGACCCGCTGTTCCGTATTTTATTGCTCAAAAGCTTCACATCGGCGCAAATTGTATTTATTGAGCATATTTTGCTCGCATTTTACGCAGTGCCTGTATTGTTTAAATTCCGCCGTACATTAGTCGGCAAGCTGTCGATTGGTGTCATTGGCGCGCTGCTATTTGTTTCTTGGGGCGGCTCGGCAGTAGCTACCGTATTATTCACCGCTGCCTTTTCTCATGGCAGCGCCAATGCTGTGCTGCTGCTTCAGAAGCTCCAGCCGTTATTTGCCATATTGCTCGCCAGAGTTTTGCTGAAGGAAAAGCTGCCACAGAAGTTTTTCGTCTTTTTGCTGGCGGCGCTGGCAGGCACGTATTTGTTGACCTTCGGATTCGGCTCGCCGCTAGTCGGCCTGCATGATCTTGCTTTGCTCAGTTGCCTGTTTTCGATCATCGCAGCGGCATTGTGGGGCGGTTCGACCGTCATGGGCAAATATTTGCTGCAAAAGAAATTATCCTTTTCCATTGTGACGTCCCTTAGGTTTCTGCTTGCTTTGCCGCTGCTAAGCGTTATTTTGCTCGCAAGCGGCGACGCATGGAGCCTGAACGCACAAGGCAGTCAGCTGTCGCTCATTGCCGTAAATTTATTGTTTCAAGCGTTTTTCCCAGGATTAATCAGCATGCTGCTGTATTACAAAGGGCTTTCCTCAACTAAAGCTGTATACGCGACGCTTGCCGAGCTTTCCTTCCCTGCTGTTGGCGTATTGATTAACTGGCTCGTATTTGGCCAGTCGCTGACGTTAGGGCAGCTTATCGGCTTCCTGCTTATCTGGCTGACGCTATGGCTCATGAGCCGAAGCAGCAATGAACAGGCAGCTCAGCAACCACAAGCTGCTGCTTAAATAGAGGCTTATTCACAGCCCCTTCATTCCCAATGTCTTCATCGTATATCGCTGCTGCGTGCGCCATATACTGTATGAGGGGAATGAAAGGGGTTGGCTTGTTTATGGAACTGTTTACCGTTACGCTGCCTTCCAAGCTTCAATCAACGGCAGCTGGCTTAGCGGCCTTAATGGCACAATATACGAATGAGGATTTACATATTGAAGCAGCACCCCAGAGTCAGTTGGTGCAGTTCGATTTGGAGTCCGAGGGCACCATTATGTGCCAGTCGGCAACGCCTTATTTTCAACTGAATGAGCATGGAGAAATACTGTACCACCGCGCTGCCAAAGCGCTCGCTGAATATGTTGTAACCAATT
This genomic window contains:
- a CDS encoding aminotransferase class I/II-fold pyridoxal phosphate-dependent enzyme; protein product: MLKIESELAQIGSQKDTETGAVSFPVYQATAFRHPKLGQSTGFDYARTKSPTRAVLEEAAAKLESGDAGFACSSGMAALQTVFGLFHQGDHLIVSLDLYGGTYRLLERIMSRYGVTASYVDTNDIDAMSELCTPNTKAVLIETPTNPLMMITDIERVASWAKSKGLLTIVDNTLLTPFFQRPIELGADVVVHSATKYLGGHNDVLAGLIVTKGQELSQEMAFLHNSIGAVLGPQDSWLLMRGMKTLALRMERHEYNATKIAGYLLEHPSIEEVYYPALPHHPGHAVQNRQSSGNTGIFSFRVKDARYIEPILRHIQLIAFAESLGGVESLMTYPAVQTHADIPEEIRRAVGVDDKLLRFSVGIEHADDLIADLEQALAAAKQEIGEV
- a CDS encoding DMT family transporter; protein product: MAGEKAGWRTSRIAGINGIWYVALGATLWGLDPLFRILLLKSFTSAQIVFIEHILLAFYAVPVLFKFRRTLVGKLSIGVIGALLFVSWGGSAVATVLFTAAFSHGSANAVLLLQKLQPLFAILLARVLLKEKLPQKFFVFLLAALAGTYLLTFGFGSPLVGLHDLALLSCLFSIIAAALWGGSTVMGKYLLQKKLSFSIVTSLRFLLALPLLSVILLASGDAWSLNAQGSQLSLIAVNLLFQAFFPGLISMLLYYKGLSSTKAVYATLAELSFPAVGVLINWLVFGQSLTLGQLIGFLLIWLTLWLMSRSSNEQAAQQPQAAA
- the metA gene encoding homoserine O-succinyltransferase — protein: MPIKVPDHLPAKEILNSENIFVMDESVAYHQDIRPLRIAILNLMPEKETTETQLLRLIGNTPLQVEVVLLRPKTHTSKNTSYEHLHAFYKTFDEIAHEFYDGLIITGAPVEHLDFENVNYWEELKDIMDWSARRVTSTFHICWASQAGLYHHYGVPKYELDDKIFGVFHHTIEKQNVKLLRGFDEAFLVPQSRHTEVRREDIENVDHLEILSESAESGVYIVASKDGRQIFVSGHSEYDPFSLKNEYDRDKAKGLDIAVPKNYFPGDNPEAVPYSSWRAHANLLFSNWLNYYVYQQTPFDLGANI
- a CDS encoding aminotransferase class I/II-fold pyridoxal phosphate-dependent enzyme, whose translation is MSDRHNKEEYAKRHFATKLLHFEGSFDEQTGASSTPIFQASTFHQSDLSQNPPYDYSRSGNPTRQALEDQIALLEGGTRGFAFASGMAAISTTFLLLSAGDHVIVTEDVYGGTYRLLTTVLNRLGMETTFVDMTDFEAVKAAYKENTKAVFIETPSNPTLKITNISQVASWAKEHNLLTILDNTFMTPYYQRPLELGIDIVLHSATKFLSGHSDVLAGLAVTADEELGRRLYQLQNGLGAVLSAHECWLLMRGIKTLQARMEHSERSARKLAEWLNEHPEVTKVYYPGLADHPGREVHEQQCSAYGAVVSFDVGSRERAKAMLGRVKLPLVAVSLGGVESILSYPAMMSHAAMPKEVRHERGITDGLVRYSVGLEHIEDLLADLDQALRG
- the mqnC gene encoding cyclic dehypoxanthinyl futalosine synthase, which translates into the protein MATLDQILDKALRGERISLEECIIMFESDEIEKMGKVANEIMLRKHPEPITTFVVGRNVNYTNVCDVYCRFCAFYRAPGSKEGYVLDNETIMNKIQETIDVNGTEILMQGGTNPDLPFTYYTDLLKEIKQRFPDITMHSFSPAEIQKMKEVSEGLSLDEVVRQLHEAGLDSLPGGGAEILDDRTRRKISRKKGSYTDWIDVMKSAHRHGMNTTATMVYGFGETMEERALHLLRIRDVQDECKANGYDSEGFTAFISWPFQPDNTRMPMEKAKPEEYLKIVAVSRIFLDNIDNLQSSWVTMGPDMGKLSLAYGCNDFGSTMIEENVVSAAGTTHKVNIELILQLIREAGKVPAQRNTRYEILRMYNESDKAEQDFVMQN
- the corA gene encoding magnesium/cobalt transporter CorA; this encodes MKIRLVNNGLFTPIEDIADTLIPSPEGFYWIDADVEDLAVLQPLFHMHDLAVEDCLTEEEQRPKIEIYESHYFIVINSIRFDDEEIFLRALNIFLGRHYIITVTKQKINELRSLKPVLWEQEVSRPDYFLYNLVDIVVDNYFLVADRIDTRIETLEEDILMHTKKSHLNEIIGLRGEILWLKKVLGPQKDVIATLNKRDLKLIDDQLQKYFSDIYENAVKIAETFDTFRELMGNLREAYQSSISARANEIMRVFTAMTTIFMPLTFITGIYGMNFDFIPGLHMRGGSYILLGIMLVLGFGMFFIFRKKEWL